A window of the Citrus sinensis cultivar Valencia sweet orange chromosome 9, DVS_A1.0, whole genome shotgun sequence genome harbors these coding sequences:
- the LOC112497912 gene encoding NAC transcription factor 29-like, producing MKDQKQKEQLGVEGKNPNGQNPCGENPNGESPKKQSDDASLVRHPVKSTGHHLIADDSYFDSFPPGYRFKPHDGELVVYYLRRKILNQPLPPNQIKVVELYRFNPNTLTERYKSLGEMEWYFFTPRDRKYRNGLRPNRAAADGYWKATGADKPVKHNDSLVGFKKALVFYKGKAPKGDKTNWIMHEYIVNNPPQKQKGRNDMRLDDWVLCRIYKKTKQSAKASTRKRENSEEDQQSRSEVATQSQDSEQISVDEKAKMLPKTEIFKPEGLGIFDVPDYYNQGRFFSAYDNVLLSCQSPYANFQDGHQGNSQNWLPLVPQLGFQQMLHHNPTWESPMKPEEFGYLPFSDLPSEDNCFTNF from the exons ATGAAGGACCAAAAACAGAAGGAGCAGCTGGGGGTTGAAGGGAAAAACCCTAATGGTCAAAACCCTTGTGGAGAAAACCCTAATGGAGAAAGCCCTAAAAAGCAAAGTGACGATGCTTCACTTGTACGGCATCCTGTGAAGAGTACTGGTCATCATCTGATCGCTGATGATTCTTATTTTGATTCATTCCCACCTGGTTACCGATTCAAACCCCACGATGGAGAACTTGTGGTTTATTACTTGCGGAGGAAGATACTGAATCAGCCATTGCCACCAAACCAGATCAAGGTGGTGGAGTTGTATAGGTTTAATCCTAACACACTTACAG AAAGGTACAAGTCACTTGGTGAAATGGAATGGTATTTCTTTACACCAAGAGATAGAAAGTATCGAAATGGTCTAAGACCCAATCGAGCTGCTGCAGATGGGTACTGGAAGGCCACAGGAGCAGATAAACCTGTTAAGCACAATGACAGTTTGGTTGGATTCAAGAAGGCATTGGTCTTCTACAAGGGAAAAGCTCCAAAGGGTGATAAGACTAACTGGATCATGCATGAATACATAGTGAATAATCCACCACAGAAACAAAAAGGCCGAAATGATATGAGG TTAGATGACTGGGTTCTCTGTAGGATCTATAAGAAAACAAAGCAGTCAGCGAAAGCTTCTACTCGAAAACGAGAGAATTCAGAGGAGGATCAACAATCAAGAAGCGAAGTTGCAACTCAATCTCAAGATAGTGAACAAATTTCAGTTGACGAAAAGGCTAAAATGCTGCCCAAAACAGAAATTTTCAAGCCTGAAGGCCTTGGAATCTTTGATGTGCCTGATTACTACAACCAGGGAAGATTCTTCAGCGCATATGATAATGTCCTTTTATCTTGTCAGAGTCCATATGCTAATTTTCAGGATGGTCATCAGGGTAATTCTCAGAATTGGCTTCCTTTAGTCCCTCAGTTGGGGTTTCAGCAAATGCTTCATCATAATCCTACGTGGGAGAGCCCTATGAAGCCTGAAGAGTTCGGATATCTGCCGTTTAGTGATCTCCCTTCGGAAGACAATTGTTTTACGAACTTCTAa